Below is a window of Candidatus Zixiibacteriota bacterium DNA.
AGCTTCTCGAAGGTGCCGTCTTCGCGCATCTTCTCGATATCTTTCAGTCGCTTGATGTTCTTTTTGATCGTCTGGAAATTGGTCAACATGCCGCCGAGCCAGCGTTCGATGACAAAGAAGTGGCCGCAGCGCTGGGCCTCGGCCTTGATGACATCCTGCGCCTGCTTCTTGGTGCCGACGAACAAGATGTACTGATTCTTGCCGACGACTTCCTGCGCCTTGCGGCTGGCGATCTTGATGGCGCTGAGGGTCTTGTTGAGATCGATGATGTAGACGCCGTTTTTGGCGGTGAAGATGAACTTCTTCATCTTCGGGTTCCAGCGGCGGGTCTGATGACCGAAGTGCACGCCGGCTTCGAGGAGGTCACGAACAGTGACTTCTGCGGGCATTAAGAACTCCTGATGTGTGGTTAAACCGCCACCCGGATCCTCTTCGGTCAACGGGACGAGTCAGCGACTCGACCACCCGTCCGAATCCCCGGATGTGTGATATCGAAGGGCAGACCTTGCGGGCTGCCCGGTGAATTCCAATTAACGCTTCGAGAACTGGAAGCGCTTGCGCGCCTTGACCTGGCCGTACTTCTTGCGCTCGACCGCGCGCGGATCGCGGGTCAGCATGCCGGCCACTTTCAACGGCTTGCGCAGTTCCGGATTGAAGGTCGCCAGCGCCCGCGCCAGGGCGAGGCGGATGGCGCCGGCCTGGCCGGACAAACCGCCGCCCGTCGCGTTGACTTCGATGTCAAAGCGGCCGGCGAGACTGGTAACCTTGAGCGGCTCGGACGCGTGCGTCACCAGCGATTCGCGGGTCAGGTAGGGCAGAATCTCGCGTCCGTTGACGCTCCACTTGCCGCGACCCGGGATCAGCCAGAGACTGGCCACGGCGTTCTTGCGCCGTCCGGTAGCGTGAATCTTGTCTTGTGACATTAACTACCTTTCTATCTCCAACAACTATTTCAATTCCAGCGGTTCCGGGTTCTGCGCCGCGTGCGGGTGCACCGGTCCCTTGTAGACCTTGAGCTTGCGGATCATCTTGCGTCCCAGTGGGCCTTTGGGCAACATGCCCCAAACCGCATCGCGGATGATCGTTTCGGGATAACGGGTGATCGCCTTATCAAAGGTGATCTGACGATGGCCGCCCGGATAAAGGGTGTTCCAATGCCAGGTCTTCTCAGATTCCTTCTTCGGGGTCGACAGACGCACCTTGTCGGCATTGACGACGACGACAAAGTCACCGAGATCCATAAACGGCGAATACTCGGGCTTGGTCTTGCCCATCAGGATGCGGGCGATCTTAGTCGCCTGGCGTCCGAGGATCTTGCCGTTGACGTCGACGACGTACCATTTGCGTTCGACGGCCTCGGGTTTTAGAAAAGCGGTTCTCACTAACTACTCCTTACACTTCTCACCAATAACAAGACCCGCAAGATAGTGAACCGGATCGGTTTGTCAAGGGTGCGCACACAATAACGCGATTTTTTTACGCCGTTGGGGGAGAGCCGGTTGGCCGCTCGAGCGGCTTTTTTTGCCCTTTTCCCCCTTTCTGACGACAATTATTCCGATCGCCCGTCTACGGGCAGCCCGCGCAAGGCGCCGAACCGCCGGCGAAAATGAAGTTCACCAAATAGACGGCGTCGGTGATGTCGACGCGGGCGTTGCAGTCGACGTCGCCTGACGCAAGCGGATCGGGTGCCGCACCGCCGGCGAAAATGTAGTTCACGATGAACACGGCGTCCGTGATGTCCACCCGGCCGTTGTCGTCGACGTCCCCGCAGAGGTAGGCGGCTCCGGTCGCGAAGTTCTGCCAGAATCCGGAATTGAGCACGAATGAAGCCG
It encodes the following:
- the rpsI gene encoding 30S ribosomal protein S9, with the protein product MSQDKIHATGRRKNAVASLWLIPGRGKWSVNGREILPYLTRESLVTHASEPLKVTSLAGRFDIEVNATGGGLSGQAGAIRLALARALATFNPELRKPLKVAGMLTRDPRAVERKKYGQVKARKRFQFSKR
- the rplM gene encoding 50S ribosomal protein L13, with the protein product MRTAFLKPEAVERKWYVVDVNGKILGRQATKIARILMGKTKPEYSPFMDLGDFVVVVNADKVRLSTPKKESEKTWHWNTLYPGGHRQITFDKAITRYPETIIRDAVWGMLPKGPLGRKMIRKLKVYKGPVHPHAAQNPEPLELK
- the rpsB gene encoding 30S ribosomal protein S2; this translates as MPAEVTVRDLLEAGVHFGHQTRRWNPKMKKFIFTAKNGVYIIDLNKTLSAIKIASRKAQEVVGKNQYILFVGTKKQAQDVIKAEAQRCGHFFVIERWLGGMLTNFQTIKKNIKRLKDIEKMREDGTFEKLTKKEIAGLTKEHEKLEKVLGGIRDMNRLPGLMFVVDCKKEKIAVAEANKLGIPIIGIIDTNSDPDPIDFPIAANDDAIKSIRIITRQVVDAALEAKAMMIPQQTEAPAADHEASAGKFDGAEHSER